A single Nomia melanderi isolate GNS246 chromosome 13, iyNomMela1, whole genome shotgun sequence DNA region contains:
- the Scgbeta gene encoding sarcoglycan beta, with amino-acid sequence MSAILDACGNDTGSISKAEDNLSNSDGPLIKGYIQQNNCNSARASSENVNRTTVSSHGMSTSNEKPTKRRYCLWTLTLVLAIIGLCNLFLNITVIAVLRISQGMEAMEVIPDENLVKFYGRTDLDNVCLQSEICQSYGDEPMEVSGDEGGVQIMVNDIRAHEQASSRVTILQNGTAWSQIESFEIKDPRTGTIYFTTDFPNFGLPAGVEKIDVKIAETHRITSPVNESLTVNSDEQISIHGAEGVTMESKDIVWSADTDIFLKSVNGSIVLDTADGVSINVENIPVAPLFLQNSGHEQYKVCICMPQGKLFKVPVRSGSNSRSVNCARVSRTPENDPCSR; translated from the exons ATGTCCGCCATCCTGGACGCATGTGGGAATGACACTGGCTCGATATCGAAGGCAGAGGACAACCTGTCGAACAGCGATGGGCCCCTGAtcaaaggctacatccagcaGAACAACTGCAACAGCGCACGTGCGAG CTCGGAGAACGTTAACCGGACCACCGTCTCCTCCCACGGGATGTCCACGTCCAACGAGAAGCCAACGAAACGACGATACTGTCTGTGGACGTTGACGCTGGTTCTGGCAATCATCGGCCTCTGCAACCTCTTCCTGAACATCACGGTGATCGCGGTCCTGCGGATCAGCCAGGGGATGGAAGCTATGGAAGTGATACCCGATGAGAACCTGGTCAAGTTCTACGGGAGAACTGACTTGGACAAT GTATGCCTGCAGTCAGAGATCTGCCAGAGCTACGGGGACGAGCCCATGGAAGTGTCCGGCGACGAGGGCGGTGTACAAATCATGGTGAACGACATTCGAGCCCACGAGCAAGCTAGCTCGAGGGTGACCATTCTGCAGAACGGTACAGCCTGGTCTCAGATCGAGTCCTTCGAGATCAAGGACCCTAGAACCGGCACCATCTACTTCACCACCGACTTTCCTAACTTCGGTCTACCAGCGGGCGTGGAGAAGATCGACGTCAAGATCGCAGAGACTCACAGGATCACGTCGCCGGTCAACGAGAGTCTGACGGTGAATTCCGACGAACAGATCTCCATACACGGCGCAGAGGGGGTGACCATGGAGAGCAAGGACATCGTCTGGAGCGCGGACACCGATATTTTCTTGAAAAGCGTGAACGGCAGCATCGTGCTCGACACCGCTGACGGTGTCTCCATAAACGTTGAGAATATTCCCGTCGCGCCCTTGTTCCTGCAGAACTCGGGCCACGAGCAGTACAAGGTCTGCATTTGTATGCCTCAAGGGAAACTGTTCAAGGTACCGGTCCGATCGGGTAGCAACAGCAGATCCGTGAACTGCGCTCGGGTCAGTAGAACACCGGAAAATGATCCTTGCTCGCGATAG
- the LOC143175214 gene encoding venom protease-like, translating to MPSSLLSSVTLTLLLISTSSGQEFEGDSCVVDDAPGTCKILQQCPPVYQQLLQGNPPTKVCGYVGFDALVCCPTGQRPTTTTTRRPPTSTEQTGPGPLIANREGSVARAKCEEYARSVYQLVYPPILAVDAQPVNVSVCAIKSRKLIVGGKKADPKEFPHMAAVGYNSGGDVVWSCGGSLISEKFVLTAAHCLSNVNWGAASWVRVGDLNLERSDDDAKPQQVKVTERIRHPQYKRPAEYHDIGLLRLEREVTFNAWVRPGCLAYSLPDTGNVNLAIAAGWGLIDWEDETGSSDLLKVTINTIPYATCNRSFTQDTKIPRGIIGEWQLCAGEPGKDTCHGDSGGPLMILNQDYNCMYSIIGVTSFGGICGSIIPGVYTRVSNYLSWIEGVVWPGSTA from the exons ATGCCGTCGTCGTTGTTGTCGTCGGTAACGTTGACGTTGCTGCTGATTTCCACGTCCAGCGGTCAAGAGTTCGAAG GCGACTCGTGCGTCGTAGACGATGCGCCGGGCACGTGCAAGATTCTACAGCAATGTCCGCCGGTGTACCAGCAATTGTTACAAGGCAACCCTCCAACCAAGGTGTGCGGGTACGTGGGTTTCGACGCGCTGGTCTGTTGTCCGACGGGTCAACGACCTACGACGACGACCACCCGGAGGCCACCGACATCCACCGAGCAGACCGGTCCTGGACCCCTAATCGCGAATCGCGAGGGATCCGTGGCTAGAGCGA AATGCGAGGAGTACGCGAGATCGGTGTACCAGCTAGTGTACCCGCCTATTCTGGCGGTGGACGCGCAGCCGGTGAACGTGTCGGTGTGCGCGATCAAGTCGCGCAAGCTGATCGTCGGAGGCAAGAAGGCTGATCCCAAGGAGTTCCCGCACATGGCGGCGGTCGGGTACAACAGTGGCGGCGACGTCGTTTGGTCCTGCGGCGGCAGCTTGATATCCGAGAAGTTTGTGCTCACCGCGGCTCACTGTCTATCCAATGTCAACTG GGGAGCCGCCTCCTGGGTGCGGGTGGGAGACTTGAACCTGGAGAGGAGCGACGACGACGCGAAACCGCAGCAGGTCAAAGTCACCGAGAGGATCAGGCATCCCCAGTACAAACGTCCCGCCGAGTATCACGACATTGGGCTGTTGAGATTGGAAAGGGAAGTGACCTTCAACGCTTGGGTGAGACCTGGCTGCCTAGCGTACTCCCTGCCGGACACCGGTAATGTGAACTTGGCGATTGCAGCTGGTTGGGGCTTGATTGATTGGG AGGACGAGACTGGCTCCAGTGACCTGCTGAAGGTCACCATCAACACGATACCATACGCGACCTGCAACCGGAGCTTCACACAAGACACAAAGATCCCTCGTGGCATCATAGGCGAGTGGCAGCTGTGTGCCGGCGAACCTGGAAAAGACACGTGTCAC GGTGACAGCGGAGGGCCACTGATGATCCTGAATCAGGACTACAACTGCATGTACAGCATAATCGGGGTAACAAGCTTCGGAGGAATCTGCGGCAGCATCATTCCCGGCGTGTACACCCGGGTTTCCAATTACCTGTCGTGGATAGAGGGTGTAGTTTGGCCAGGAAGTACAGCGTGA